In Coturnix japonica isolate 7356 chromosome 7, Coturnix japonica 2.1, whole genome shotgun sequence, one DNA window encodes the following:
- the LYPD6 gene encoding ly6/PLAUR domain-containing protein 6 yields MASQPRLAHVLLLGLLAGWLRAAQPRDFTVKDIVYLHPSTTPFPHGFKCFTCERAADNYECNRWAPDVYCPRGTRYCFSQHMMRVTGESVSVTKRCVPLEDCLSTGCTYIKHEEYKICTSCCEGTICNLPLPRNASDAVFTTLSPLSSTPGLSGRAVLTAVCLLLGLMA; encoded by the exons ATGGCCTCGCAGCCCAGGCTGGCCCACGTCCTGCTGCTGGGCCTCCTGGCCGGCTGGCTGAGGGCTGCACAGCCCCGCGACTTCACGGTGAAGGACATCGTCTACCTCCACCCCTCCA CCACCCCATTTCCTCATGGATTTAAATGTTTCACCTGTGAAAGGGCAGCAGATAATTACGAATGCAACCGCTGGGCTCCGGATGTCTACTGCCCCAGAG GTACGAGGTACTGCTTCAGCCAGCACATGATGAGAGTTACTGGAGAGAGCGTGTCCGTCACCAAGCGCTGTGTGCCCCTGGAGGACTGTCTGTCTACTGGATGCACATACATAAAGCACGAGGAGTACAAG ATCTGCACATCCTGCTGTGAAGGCACCATCTGCAACCTGCCGCTGCCCAGGAATGCAAGTGATGCTGTGTTCACCACCCTGTCCCCCCTCAGCAGCACCCCAGGGCTGTCAGGTCGTGCCGTGCTGACGGCAGTGTGCCTCCTGCTGGGGCTCATGGCATAG